A part of Bacillus thuringiensis genomic DNA contains:
- the recJ gene encoding single-stranded-DNA-specific exonuclease RecJ, with amino-acid sequence MLQPKTRWKEKEYNNERVSELASKLQLSPLVVSLFLGRGLDTEDKILDFLNTENQEFHDPFLLEGMDRTVERVNKAIQNGEQILIFGDYDADGVSSTTVLYLALQELGADVEFYIPNRFTEGYGPNEEAFRWAHSAGFSLIITVDTGIAAVHEANVAKELGIDLIITDHHEPPPELPEALAIIHPKLDGGVYPFHYLAGVGVAFKVAHALLGRVPEHLLEIAVIGTVADLVSLHGENRLLVKRGLKHMRMTKNIGLKALFKVANVSQSEITEESIGFSIAPRINAVGRLEDATPAVHLLLSDDPEEAKELAEEIDELNKLRKDIVKQITEEAIAEVENNFSPEDNKVLVLAKEGWNPGVIGIVASKLVERFYRPTIVLCIDPVKETAKGSARSIAGFDLFANLSDCRELLPHFGGHPMAAGMTLHMNDVDELRRRLNEQAEVILTEEDFIPITAVDVFCKVEDVTLAAIEDMQKLAPFGVGNPKPRIAVKDAELESIRAIGSDGSHLKMALRDGQATLDTIGFGFGAYAKEISPVAKVSVIGEASINEWNNFKKPQLMVQDIAVEAWQLFDWRSMRNVEANVAELPKEKITMVYFSEEVLNKFSLEDYKEHMMHASEVTHLDDQYIVLLNLPKGTDELRDLFKVGFPSRIYTLFYQENNHLFSTVPTREHFKWYYSFLSQKAPFSLRQYGEQLCRHKGWSKDTVNFMTQVFFELEFVTIKDGVIFMADKKQKRDLIESNTYREKMNHLQLEKELVYSTYQQLYTWFETIRNHKEVEQLG; translated from the coding sequence GTGTTACAACCGAAGACGCGTTGGAAAGAAAAAGAATATAATAATGAGCGAGTGAGTGAATTAGCAAGTAAATTACAATTATCACCACTTGTCGTTTCGTTATTCCTCGGTAGAGGACTAGATACAGAAGATAAGATTTTAGATTTTTTAAATACAGAAAATCAAGAATTTCATGATCCATTTTTATTAGAAGGAATGGATAGAACGGTAGAACGTGTAAATAAGGCGATTCAAAATGGAGAGCAAATATTAATATTTGGTGACTACGATGCGGACGGAGTAAGTAGTACGACTGTGTTATATCTTGCCTTGCAAGAATTAGGTGCAGACGTAGAATTTTATATTCCAAACCGTTTTACAGAAGGATATGGACCGAACGAAGAAGCATTTCGTTGGGCACATAGCGCAGGATTCTCACTAATTATTACTGTCGATACTGGTATCGCAGCAGTACATGAAGCGAATGTGGCGAAAGAACTTGGAATAGATCTTATTATTACAGATCACCATGAGCCACCACCAGAATTGCCAGAAGCACTTGCAATTATTCATCCGAAATTAGATGGCGGTGTATATCCGTTTCACTATTTAGCTGGTGTAGGTGTTGCGTTTAAAGTTGCACATGCACTACTAGGCCGTGTACCAGAGCATTTATTAGAAATTGCAGTAATTGGTACAGTAGCCGATTTAGTGTCACTTCATGGTGAGAATAGATTGCTAGTGAAGCGCGGTTTAAAGCATATGCGCATGACAAAAAATATCGGACTAAAGGCGCTATTTAAAGTTGCTAACGTTTCGCAAAGTGAAATTACAGAAGAGAGCATTGGTTTCTCGATCGCACCGCGTATTAATGCAGTTGGACGTTTAGAAGATGCTACGCCGGCTGTACATCTTTTATTATCAGATGATCCAGAAGAAGCGAAAGAGCTAGCTGAAGAAATTGATGAGCTGAACAAACTGCGAAAAGATATTGTAAAGCAAATTACAGAAGAAGCTATCGCTGAAGTGGAAAATAATTTCTCGCCAGAAGACAATAAAGTACTAGTACTGGCAAAAGAAGGCTGGAATCCAGGTGTAATTGGAATTGTCGCATCTAAATTAGTTGAACGTTTTTATCGTCCAACGATTGTATTATGCATTGATCCTGTAAAAGAAACAGCAAAAGGTTCAGCACGTAGTATTGCAGGATTTGATTTGTTTGCAAATTTGTCAGATTGTAGAGAGTTATTGCCACACTTCGGAGGGCATCCGATGGCAGCGGGAATGACGCTACATATGAATGATGTAGATGAATTACGCCGCCGCTTAAATGAACAAGCAGAGGTAATTTTAACAGAAGAAGATTTTATTCCAATTACAGCTGTTGATGTCTTTTGTAAAGTGGAGGATGTAACACTGGCAGCAATTGAAGACATGCAAAAGTTAGCGCCATTTGGCGTTGGAAACCCAAAACCACGTATTGCAGTGAAGGATGCAGAGTTAGAAAGTATTCGTGCAATCGGATCAGATGGCTCTCATTTGAAAATGGCTCTTCGCGATGGACAAGCGACACTAGATACAATTGGATTTGGTTTTGGTGCCTATGCGAAAGAAATTTCTCCAGTTGCAAAGGTATCTGTAATAGGGGAAGCATCTATCAATGAATGGAATAATTTTAAGAAGCCGCAATTAATGGTGCAAGATATTGCTGTAGAGGCGTGGCAATTATTTGATTGGCGTAGTATGCGTAACGTAGAAGCGAATGTAGCAGAACTTCCGAAAGAAAAAATAACGATGGTGTATTTTTCTGAAGAGGTATTGAATAAATTTTCTTTAGAAGACTATAAAGAGCATATGATGCATGCATCAGAAGTAACTCATTTAGACGATCAATACATCGTGTTACTTAATTTACCAAAAGGAACAGATGAATTAAGAGATCTATTTAAAGTTGGGTTCCCGTCGCGAATTTATACGCTATTTTATCAAGAGAATAATCATTTATTTAGTACTGTTCCAACGAGGGAACATTTTAAATGGTACTATTCGTTCTTGAGCCAAAAAGCACCATTTTCTTTAAGACAATATGGAGAACAACTATGCCGACATAAAGGTTGGTCAAAAGATACAGTAAATTTCATGACACAGGTGTTTTTTGAGTTAGAATTTGTTACAATAAAAGATGGCGTCATTTTTATGGCAGACAAAAAACAAAAGCGTGATTTAATTGAATCGAACACATATCGTGAGAAAATGAACCACTTACAATTAGAAAAAGAATTGGTTTATAGCACATATCAGCAACTATATACATGGTTTGAAACGATTCGTAATCATAAAGAAGTAGAACAGTTAGGGTAA
- a CDS encoding cation diffusion facilitator family transporter, translated as MEKDERFKQAEFGAIVGIVGNIILAIVKAVIGYIGNSKALLADAVHSASDVIGSLAVLFGLRAAKQPPDEDHPYGHGKAESISAIIVAVLLFIVGIEIAISSIKAFSQELEPPKGITIFAVVLSIIVKEGMFQYKFRLGKRVNSDAIIANAYEHRSDVFSSIAALIGICAAIIGGKFGVDWLVYADPIAGLFVSLLVAKMAWSIGAEAIHATLDHVLHEEDVVPLREAVLQIDGVKKIGSLYAREHGHYVIVDIKVSVDPYITVEEGHRIGKHVKETLMEQDNVQNVFVHINPYSPN; from the coding sequence ATGGAAAAAGATGAACGTTTTAAACAGGCCGAGTTTGGTGCTATTGTCGGGATCGTTGGTAATATTATATTAGCGATTGTAAAGGCGGTAATTGGTTATATTGGGAACAGTAAAGCACTATTAGCGGATGCCGTGCATTCTGCATCAGATGTAATTGGTTCGCTCGCTGTACTTTTTGGATTGCGAGCAGCAAAGCAACCGCCTGATGAAGATCATCCGTATGGTCATGGTAAAGCGGAATCGATTTCAGCAATTATTGTAGCGGTATTATTATTTATTGTGGGAATCGAGATAGCAATTTCGTCTATAAAAGCTTTTTCGCAAGAACTAGAACCACCTAAAGGAATTACGATTTTTGCTGTTGTTCTTTCGATTATCGTGAAAGAAGGAATGTTTCAATATAAATTCCGATTAGGAAAGAGGGTAAATAGTGATGCAATTATTGCAAATGCATATGAGCACCGTTCGGATGTGTTTTCTTCAATTGCAGCTTTAATTGGTATTTGTGCAGCGATTATTGGTGGTAAGTTCGGGGTAGACTGGCTTGTATATGCCGATCCAATTGCAGGATTATTTGTTTCACTTCTTGTTGCAAAGATGGCGTGGAGTATTGGGGCCGAAGCGATTCATGCAACGCTTGATCATGTTCTTCATGAGGAAGATGTTGTGCCGCTTAGAGAGGCTGTACTTCAAATAGACGGTGTGAAAAAAATCGGCTCTTTATATGCAAGGGAGCATGGTCATTACGTTATTGTTGATATTAAAGTTTCTGTAGATCCATACATTACTGTAGAAGAAGGGCACCGCATTGGAAAGCATGTGAAAGAAACGCTTATGGAACAAGATAACGTACAAAATGTGTTTGTACATATAAATCCGTATTCTCCAAATTAA
- the secDF gene encoding protein translocase subunit SecDF: MAKRGTRIAAFFLIVLLIGGVIGAAGKDIAKGISLGLDLRGGFEILYEVKPAKKGDKIDRDVLVSTVGALENRVNVLGVSEPNIQIEGQDRIRVQLAGVQDQQKAREMLSTQAKLTFRDVDDNLLMDGTDLKGGGAKQTFDEQGRASVGLTLKSAEKFREVTEKISKMPPPTNLMVIWLDFEEGKDSYKAESAKPNPKFLSAATVSQVFNQAEVSIVGGNFTVESAKQLSSLLNAGALPVDLKEMYSTSVGAKFGQQALEQTIFASAIGIALIFLFMLVFYRLPGIVAVIMLGLYIFVTLLVFNWMHAVLTLPGIAALVLGVGIAVDANIITYERLKEELKIGKSMMSAFRAGNHRSLATILDANVTTLAAAGVLFVYGNSSVKGFATSLIVSILVGFVTNVFGTRFLLSLLVKSRYFDKKPGYFGVKQKDIIPLTKGVVHPPTRFDRINFVNIGHKFLVFSIVVIIAGAIILPIFKLNLGIDFASGTRIDLQSKQTLTVSDVHKDFKELKIDVKEENIVPTGDDNKGFAVRTLGVLSKDEIAKTKTFFHDKYGTDPNVSTVSPTIGKEIARNAFIAVLIASAVIILYVSIRFRFTYALSAVLALLHDAFVMVVIFSIFQLEVDLTFIAAVLTIIGYSINDSIVTFDRNRELYKQKKRVRDIKDLEEIVNASIRQTLGRSINTVLTVLFPVIALLIFGSESLRNFSFALLVGLVVGTYSSVFVASQIWLMLENRRLKKGKNKKKVEKVESEPQV, translated from the coding sequence ATGGCAAAGCGTGGTACGAGAATTGCCGCCTTTTTCCTCATCGTTTTATTAATCGGTGGAGTAATTGGTGCGGCAGGAAAAGACATAGCAAAAGGAATTAGTCTAGGACTAGACCTTCGCGGTGGTTTTGAAATTCTGTATGAAGTAAAACCAGCCAAAAAAGGTGATAAAATCGATCGAGACGTACTTGTAAGTACAGTAGGGGCTCTTGAAAATCGTGTCAATGTTCTCGGTGTAAGTGAGCCGAACATTCAAATTGAAGGACAAGATCGAATTCGCGTACAGCTTGCTGGTGTACAAGATCAGCAAAAAGCACGTGAAATGTTATCAACACAAGCGAAATTAACATTCCGTGATGTAGATGACAACCTTCTTATGGACGGAACGGATTTAAAAGGCGGCGGAGCGAAGCAAACATTTGATGAGCAAGGCCGTGCGAGCGTAGGTCTTACACTAAAGAGCGCTGAAAAATTCCGTGAAGTAACTGAAAAAATTTCAAAAATGCCACCACCAACGAATTTAATGGTAATTTGGCTTGATTTTGAAGAAGGAAAAGATTCGTATAAAGCAGAATCTGCAAAACCGAATCCGAAGTTCTTATCAGCAGCAACAGTAAGTCAAGTGTTTAATCAAGCTGAAGTATCTATCGTAGGTGGAAACTTCACAGTTGAAAGTGCGAAACAACTTTCATCTTTATTAAATGCAGGTGCACTTCCTGTTGATTTAAAAGAAATGTATTCAACATCTGTTGGAGCGAAATTTGGTCAACAAGCGTTAGAGCAAACGATTTTCGCTAGTGCGATTGGTATCGCTCTTATTTTCTTATTTATGCTTGTATTCTACCGTTTACCAGGAATTGTAGCGGTTATTATGTTAGGTCTATACATTTTCGTTACGTTACTTGTCTTTAACTGGATGCATGCAGTTCTTACGTTGCCAGGTATTGCGGCGTTAGTGCTCGGGGTAGGTATCGCAGTTGATGCGAATATTATTACGTACGAGAGACTGAAAGAAGAGCTGAAAATTGGCAAGTCAATGATGTCAGCATTTCGTGCTGGTAACCATCGTTCATTAGCAACAATTTTAGATGCAAACGTTACGACTCTTGCAGCAGCTGGTGTGTTATTCGTTTATGGTAATAGCTCTGTAAAAGGATTCGCAACAAGTTTAATCGTAAGTATTTTAGTTGGTTTCGTTACGAACGTATTCGGTACTCGTTTCTTACTAAGTTTACTTGTAAAGAGCCGTTACTTCGATAAAAAACCAGGATACTTTGGTGTGAAACAAAAGGATATTATTCCATTAACAAAAGGTGTAGTACATCCACCGACAAGATTTGATCGTATTAACTTCGTAAATATCGGTCATAAATTCCTTGTTTTCTCGATTGTAGTTATCATTGCAGGTGCAATTATTTTACCAATTTTCAAATTGAATCTTGGTATTGACTTTGCGAGTGGTACACGTATCGACTTGCAATCAAAACAAACACTTACTGTGTCTGATGTTCATAAAGATTTTAAAGAATTGAAAATTGACGTGAAGGAAGAAAATATTGTACCGACTGGAGATGACAATAAAGGATTCGCAGTTCGTACTTTAGGTGTTCTATCAAAAGATGAAATTGCGAAAACAAAAACATTCTTCCACGATAAATATGGTACAGATCCAAACGTAAGTACAGTTTCACCGACAATCGGTAAAGAAATTGCACGAAATGCATTTATCGCAGTATTAATCGCTTCTGCGGTTATCATTTTATACGTAAGTATTCGATTCCGATTTACGTACGCATTATCTGCAGTACTTGCATTATTACATGACGCATTCGTTATGGTTGTTATATTTAGTATTTTCCAATTAGAGGTAGACTTAACGTTTATCGCTGCGGTATTAACAATCATCGGTTATTCTATCAATGACTCGATTGTTACGTTTGATAGAAACCGTGAGCTATACAAACAGAAAAAACGCGTTCGCGACATAAAAGACCTAGAAGAAATCGTAAACGCAAGTATTCGCCAAACACTTGGACGTTCGATTAACACCGTATTAACAGTGTTATTCCCAGTAATTGCGTTACTTATCTTCGGTAGTGAGTCACTACGTAACTTCTCGTTTGCGTTACTTGTTGGATTAGTTGTAGGTACGTACTCTTCTGTTTTCGTTGCTTCTCAAATTTGGTTAATGCTTGAAAATCGTCGTTTGAAAAAGGGCAAAAACAAGAAAAAGGTTGAGAAAGTAGAATCTGAACCGCAAGTATAA
- a CDS encoding post-transcriptional regulator, which produces MLEKEALVESYRGQLQVVLESKVEEFHMFGYDRVTDDDIWKFLKVKKWKKIDSDVRLYELVNDVLRVSANEYMTYLTVEAYQAPLWSFDEYENK; this is translated from the coding sequence ATGTTAGAAAAAGAGGCTTTGGTAGAATCATACCGCGGACAGTTACAAGTCGTTTTAGAAAGCAAAGTAGAAGAGTTCCACATGTTCGGTTATGACCGAGTAACAGATGATGATATTTGGAAGTTTCTTAAAGTGAAAAAGTGGAAGAAGATAGACAGTGATGTTAGATTGTATGAATTAGTTAATGACGTATTAAGAGTAAGTGCTAATGAATATATGACTTATTTAACTGTTGAAGCATATCAAGCGCCACTTTGGTCATTTGATGAATATGAAAATAAATAA
- the spoVB gene encoding stage V sporulation protein B, which yields MTRQSFLKGAFILMIAGFITKILGFINRIVMARILGEEGVGLYMMAVPTFILAITLTQIGLPVAIAKFVAEAEAVNDKQRVKKILTVSLAVTSVISIILTIGIMLLTPILAKTLLTDERTYYPLMAILPVVPVIAVSSVLRGYFQGKQNMKPSAYAQVIEQFVRITIIAICIQLFLPYGVEYAAAGAMLSAVLGEVASLLFLLTLFQREKHLSIRSGFFTTVKESKGTFYSLMDIALPTTGSRLIGSVSYFFEPIVVMQSLAIAGVAASVATQQYGILNGYAFPLLSLPAFITYALSTALVPSISEAMAKRQHKLVEHRLQQALRISLITGGWSVVILYVFASPVLTLMYGSDSATAFIQLLAPCFLFHYFQSPLTSVLQALNLARAAMMNTFIGAIVKLIVIFVLASRPDFQMMGVALAIAANIVTVTFLHYATVLKKITFTIYAKDYIFGGLAIGIAGAFGFYLHKYMIFSHSLGVQTLWEITLTTIVYIILLFTFKLIRKEELSRLPIIRKLSFLK from the coding sequence ATGACGAGACAAAGCTTTTTAAAAGGCGCATTTATTTTAATGATAGCCGGCTTTATTACCAAAATCCTAGGATTTATTAATCGTATTGTAATGGCACGTATTTTAGGGGAAGAAGGCGTTGGCCTTTATATGATGGCCGTTCCTACATTCATTCTAGCAATTACATTAACACAAATCGGTCTTCCTGTCGCAATCGCAAAATTTGTAGCAGAAGCGGAAGCGGTGAACGATAAACAAAGAGTAAAAAAAATATTAACAGTATCATTAGCTGTTACATCCGTTATTAGTATCATTTTAACAATTGGAATTATGCTCCTCACACCTATTTTAGCAAAAACATTATTAACTGATGAACGGACGTACTATCCATTAATGGCCATTTTGCCTGTCGTTCCTGTTATTGCTGTTTCTTCTGTTTTACGCGGCTATTTCCAAGGGAAACAAAATATGAAACCTAGTGCTTACGCCCAAGTTATAGAACAATTTGTCCGCATTACAATTATCGCTATATGCATTCAGTTATTTTTACCTTACGGCGTAGAATATGCTGCAGCTGGCGCTATGTTATCAGCCGTTCTCGGTGAAGTTGCATCGTTATTATTTTTACTCACTTTATTTCAGCGCGAAAAACATTTATCTATACGCTCTGGTTTTTTTACTACTGTAAAGGAAAGCAAAGGGACATTTTATTCTCTGATGGATATCGCTCTTCCGACTACAGGAAGTCGTTTAATCGGTTCCGTTTCATATTTCTTTGAGCCTATCGTCGTTATGCAAAGCTTAGCGATTGCAGGAGTTGCTGCCTCTGTCGCAACCCAGCAATACGGTATATTAAACGGTTATGCATTCCCACTTCTATCACTGCCAGCCTTTATTACATACGCTCTTTCTACAGCACTTGTTCCATCTATTAGTGAAGCGATGGCTAAAAGACAGCATAAATTAGTAGAACACCGCCTACAACAAGCTCTTCGGATCTCATTAATTACTGGTGGCTGGTCAGTCGTTATATTATACGTATTCGCTTCTCCTGTTTTAACTCTTATGTATGGATCGGATAGTGCCACAGCATTCATCCAGCTCCTTGCACCTTGCTTTTTATTTCATTACTTTCAAAGTCCACTTACCTCTGTTTTACAAGCTTTAAACTTAGCAAGAGCTGCAATGATGAATACATTTATTGGCGCCATCGTGAAATTAATCGTTATTTTTGTACTAGCTTCAAGGCCAGATTTTCAAATGATGGGGGTTGCACTCGCTATCGCTGCAAATATAGTAACGGTAACATTCCTTCATTACGCTACTGTTTTAAAGAAAATTACATTTACCATTTACGCAAAAGACTATATTTTCGGTGGACTTGCTATCGGTATTGCAGGCGCTTTCGGTTTTTACCTTCATAAATATATGATTTTCTCTCATTCACTCGGCGTACAAACATTATGGGAAATCACTTTAACAACAATCGTTTATATTATCCTCCTCTTCACTTTCAAACTCATTCGAAAAGAAGAGCTAAGTCGACTTCCAATCATTCGAAAACTTTCATTTTTGAAGTAA
- a CDS encoding DUF421 domain-containing protein, whose product MEWVSIIGRTMLLYIIILIIFRLMGKREIGELSVLDLVVFIMLGEMAVVAIENTDKSLWHQLVPMTFLMCIQIILSVVSLKYQRFRHLIEGEPAILVNAGKIDEKKMRKQRYNIDDLMMQLREQGVGDVRDVEYAILEPSGKLSVFQKQKGKQGALQFTLPLIIDGEIQSNHLQMIEHTDEWLIGKLKNLGYNDIKQILYCSFQNGQFFVDLKEN is encoded by the coding sequence ATGGAATGGGTATCAATCATTGGCCGGACGATGCTTTTGTATATCATCATATTAATTATTTTTCGTCTTATGGGTAAACGTGAAATTGGAGAGCTAAGTGTATTAGATTTAGTCGTATTCATTATGCTTGGTGAAATGGCTGTAGTGGCAATTGAAAATACCGATAAATCACTTTGGCACCAATTAGTTCCGATGACTTTTCTTATGTGTATACAGATCATTTTGTCAGTTGTTTCGTTAAAGTATCAACGCTTTCGCCATTTAATAGAAGGCGAGCCGGCTATTCTTGTAAATGCGGGGAAAATTGATGAAAAGAAGATGAGAAAGCAACGTTATAATATAGATGATTTAATGATGCAATTAAGAGAGCAGGGAGTTGGGGATGTACGGGATGTAGAATACGCTATTTTAGAACCATCTGGGAAGTTATCTGTCTTTCAAAAACAAAAAGGTAAACAGGGTGCATTGCAGTTTACTCTTCCTCTTATTATTGATGGAGAAATTCAATCGAATCATTTACAAATGATTGAACATACAGATGAATGGCTCATTGGCAAATTAAAAAACTTAGGTTATAACGATATTAAACAAATTTTATACTGCAGCTTTCAAAATGGACAATTTTTTGTTGATTTGAAAGAAAACTAG
- a CDS encoding TIGR04086 family membrane protein — protein sequence MDGTKKLSTAIGFGIVTLLILASLISMVMALLLKFTDMNEGTLAVTIFILALLSMLISGFTAGKKAQGKGWLVGFTTGLTFAILVFLVNYLGFSQTLSNSQLLYQLALMGASTLGGIFGVNMSKQNN from the coding sequence ATGGATGGAACGAAAAAATTATCAACCGCAATTGGCTTTGGTATCGTTACACTATTAATTCTCGCATCACTTATTAGCATGGTTATGGCTCTTTTATTAAAATTTACAGATATGAATGAAGGGACATTAGCTGTTACTATTTTTATACTAGCTCTGTTATCTATGCTTATATCTGGATTTACTGCCGGCAAAAAGGCACAAGGGAAAGGCTGGTTAGTAGGCTTCACAACAGGACTTACATTCGCCATACTTGTTTTTCTAGTTAACTATTTAGGCTTCTCTCAAACTTTATCGAACTCCCAGTTACTTTATCAATTAGCATTGATGGGTGCGAGTACACTCGGCGGTATTTTCGGTGTAAATATGTCAAAACAAAACAACTAA
- the yajC gene encoding preprotein translocase subunit YajC yields the protein MNPGMMNIVMIVAMFAIFYFLLIRPQQKRQKAVAQMQNELAKGDAIVTIGGLHGTIESVDDTKIVIKSGGSHLTFDRNAIREVVKN from the coding sequence ATGAATCCAGGTATGATGAATATCGTTATGATTGTTGCGATGTTTGCGATTTTCTATTTCTTATTAATTCGCCCGCAACAAAAGCGTCAAAAAGCAGTTGCTCAAATGCAAAATGAATTAGCAAAAGGTGATGCTATCGTAACAATCGGTGGTTTACACGGTACAATCGAATCAGTAGATGATACGAAAATCGTTATTAAATCTGGTGGTTCACACTTAACTTTCGATCGCAATGCGATTCGTGAAGTTGTGAAAAACTAA
- the tgt gene encoding tRNA guanosine(34) transglycosylase Tgt, whose product MTAIRYEFIKTCKQTGARLGRVHTPHGSFDTPTFMPVGTLATVKTMSPEELKAMDSGIILSNTYHLWLRPGHEIIREAGGLHKFMNWDRAILTDSGGFQVFSLSDFRRIEEEGVHFRNHLNGDKLFLSPEKAMEIQNALGSDIMMAFDECPPFPATFEYMKKSVERTSRWAERCLKAHERPQDQGLFGIVQGGEFEELRRQSAKDLVSMDFPGYAVGGLSVGEPKDIMNRVLEFTTPLLPDNKPRYLMGVGSPDSLIDGAIRGIDMFDCVLPTRIARNGTCMTSEGRLVVKNAKFARDFGPLDPNCDCYTCKNYSRAYIRHLMKCDETFGIRLTSYHNLHFLLNLMEQVRQAIREDRLGDFREEFFEQYGFNKPNAKNF is encoded by the coding sequence ATGACAGCAATTCGTTATGAATTTATTAAAACTTGTAAACAAACAGGTGCCCGTTTAGGACGCGTACATACACCGCACGGTTCATTTGATACACCAACATTTATGCCAGTTGGTACACTTGCAACAGTTAAAACAATGTCACCAGAAGAATTAAAAGCAATGGATTCTGGCATTATTTTAAGTAATACGTATCACTTATGGCTACGCCCAGGTCACGAAATTATTCGTGAAGCAGGTGGTTTGCATAAATTTATGAACTGGGATCGTGCAATCTTAACGGACTCTGGTGGTTTCCAAGTATTCAGTTTAAGTGACTTCCGTCGTATTGAAGAGGAAGGTGTTCACTTCCGTAATCACTTAAATGGAGATAAATTATTCTTATCACCAGAAAAAGCGATGGAAATTCAGAATGCATTAGGATCAGATATTATGATGGCATTTGATGAGTGTCCACCATTCCCAGCTACTTTTGAATATATGAAGAAGTCTGTAGAGCGTACAAGCCGCTGGGCAGAACGTTGTTTAAAAGCGCATGAACGTCCACAAGATCAAGGTTTATTCGGTATCGTACAAGGCGGAGAGTTCGAAGAGCTTCGTCGTCAAAGTGCAAAAGACCTTGTTTCAATGGACTTCCCTGGTTACGCTGTAGGTGGTTTATCTGTTGGAGAACCAAAAGATATTATGAACCGTGTACTTGAGTTTACAACGCCACTTCTTCCAGATAATAAGCCACGTTACTTAATGGGAGTAGGTTCTCCTGACTCGTTAATCGATGGTGCAATTCGTGGTATTGATATGTTTGACTGCGTACTTCCAACTCGTATCGCTCGAAATGGTACATGTATGACAAGTGAAGGCCGTCTAGTTGTAAAAAATGCGAAATTTGCAAGAGACTTCGGTCCGCTTGATCCAAATTGTGACTGCTATACATGTAAAAATTACTCTCGTGCGTACATTCGTCACTTAATGAAATGTGATGAAACGTTCGGAATTCGTTTAACGTCTTATCACAACCTTCATTTTCTGTTAAACTTAATGGAGCAGGTGAGACAAGCTATTCGTGAAGACCGTCTTGGCGATTTCCGCGAAGAATTCTTTGAACAGTATGGCTTTAATAAACCGAATGCTAAAAACTTCTAA